The Engraulis encrasicolus isolate BLACKSEA-1 chromosome 22, IST_EnEncr_1.0, whole genome shotgun sequence genome includes a region encoding these proteins:
- the LOC134438903 gene encoding BTB/POZ domain-containing protein KCTD19-like isoform X1 encodes MSQEQTCLFNVGGCLYSIPMSRLACFQESLLLKENVTNDNARLFLDRDGFTFRHLHYYIHTGKLASSCISELNILYELASTLRLTSLQQALENRQSGKHFLRARPVDLQVAERASMYYWKMRLCNPKQPEAVASPVLTVHDAIPLGLVGTPLVDHDEEVLYCFLPLDQIRLYPNLVTQDNLLWLCDGIAIIECGTRLFRFIANFLRTGKILLPEHFSDYELLSREATVIGMAEFAEALQDQCEMNSNPDIPQMSDVESVAQPLYVMTFDLLVKYPDSSLGQLHIDSNLEGSRLYITGSGVVFQHVQDWLGTCCLPLTEEASQLPALCEYLDAQDGAYQVFKEALFKCLHKRKNSTSTRPFTTKPWSASVAACTVYKIVKVYVGTYWYATYLQTLLKYPELLSNSSKVRWICFGHSLHVNGDGQIFRHILNFLRSGRLLLPADFREWPLLCQEIEDFQIPALSGALEDCSDYRAWCRGKDRRSEGSSSSLSLAASLTTDDEEDCFLGMSSAEDSTDFEVQETPLQESPDNSFLLLDDSSSRHFCPLAQSSYSPCLKPTSNTTVEQPPDRNNVPEPSTASIGHSVDPSSVSSDLSASIRSLLEKIRCTCLESLLQRLRNSIATSQHTLHGGDGGIGNTATTAAASSLRPELLSIPKERLLQILEESFKRKPSLNITRLPSVHSSSSRTIIQMSLSSGSSLMEAHDFSGAGGDGCNWTGLGQSGGRVLSMGHPPVLGRGEPGGFFTHSIIYTCTYRHAASHPHLAVTPMEDPRDVAFAHFNLSYEEMVYGREGHAFLTGVILDSKMRDVPSSTRDLAHSIYLLWTGQTEAEEFVKDLLAIIEVKYAKNQEMLQQWLHFTLPMARRYTQCMMLLEKHCCQTETLFP; translated from the exons ATGTCACAAGAACAAACTTGCCTTTTCAACGTGGGAGGATGTTTGTACTCCATTCCGATGAGTCGACTCGCCTGTTTTCAAGAGTCCTTGCTGTTGAAAGAAAATGTAACCAATGATAATGCAAGGTTATTCCTGGATAGAGACGGCTTTACCTTTAGACATCTACATTATTACATACATACTGGAAAGCTTGCGTCCTCTTGCATATCAGAGCTAAATATCTTATATGAGCTGGCATCAACTCTACGTCTGACATCACTGCAACAG GCTTTGGAAAATCGCCAGTCAGGCAAACACTTTCTTCGCGCGCGCCCAGTGGATCTTCAAGTAGCAGAAAGAGCTTCAATGTATTACTGGAAGATGCGACTGTGTAACCCCAAACAACCGGAGGCAGTGGCCAGCCCGGTTTTGACAG TGCATGATGCCATACCTCTGGGCCTTGTAGGGACACCACTAGTTGACCATGATGAGGAGGTTCTCTACTGCTTTCTCCCTCTTGACCAGATTCGACTGTATCCCAACCTGGTGACACAGGACAACCTGCTGTGGTTATGTGATGGTATAGCTATCATTGAATGCGGCACTAGACTATTCAGATTCATAG CTAATTTCCTGCGGACGGGAAAGATCTTACTGCCAGAGCACTTCAGTGATTATGAGCTGCTGAGCAGAGAGGCAACCGTGATTGGCATGGCAGAGTTCGCAGAGGCACTGCAAGACCAATGTG agATGAATAGCAATCCTGATATTCCTCAGATGTCAGACGTTGAGTCTGTTGCTCAGCCTTTGTAtgtcatgacctttgacctcctgGTGAAATACCCTGATTCGTCCCTGGGCCAGCTTCACATAGACAGCAATCTTGAGGGGAGCCGGCTCTACATAACAGGCTCAGGAGTTGTTTTCCAACATGTGCA GGACTGGCTGGGAACATGCTGTCTGCCCCTGACCGAGGAGGCCTCTCAGCTGCCTGCTCTGTGTGAGTACCTGGACGCCCAAGATGGGGCCTATCAGGTGTTCAAGGAGGCCCTCTTCAAGTGTCTGCACAAGAGGAAAAACTCAACTTCAACAA GACCCTTTACCACAAAGCCATGGTCTGCTTCAGTGGCGGCATGTACGGTTTATAAAATAGTAAAAGTTTACGTTGGAACATATTGGTACGCCACTTATTTGCAAACTTTGTTGAAG TATCCGGAGCTGCTGTCTAACTCCAGTAAGGTCCGCTGGATCTGTTTTGGTCACAGCCTGCATGTGAATGGGGACGGGCAAATATTCCGACATATATTAAACTTCCTCAGATCCGGTCGCTTGCTACTTCCAGCTGATTTCAG GGAGTGGCCTTTGCTCTGCCAGGAGATTGAGGACTTCCAGATCCCGGCCTTGTCTGGAGCGCTGGAGGACTGCTCCGACTACAG GGCCTGGtgcagaggaaaggacaggaggagtgaGGGCTCTTCTTCGTCGCTGTCTTTGGCCGCCTCCCTGACTACGGATGATGAAGAAGACTGTTTTCTGGGGATGTCATCTGCTGAG GACAGCACGGACTTCGAAGTACAGGAGACACCATTGCAAGAGAGCCCAGACAACTCCTTCCTCCTGTTGGATGACTCCTCCAGTAGACATTTCTGCCCTTTAGCCCAGAGTAGCTACAGCCCCTGCTTAAAG CCTACTTCGAACACCACGGTAGAGCAGCCACCAGACAGAAACAATGTCCCAGAGCCGTCCACAGCCAGCATCGGTCACTCAGTCGACCCCTCCAGCGTCTCCAGTGACCTGTCGGCCTCCATCAGGAGCCTGCTGGAGAAGATACGCTGCACCTGTCTGGAGAGCCTTCTGCAGAGGCTGAGGAACAGCATCGCAACCAGCCAGCACACT CTGCATGGCGGTGACGGTGGCATTGGCAACACAGCCACCACAGCCGCGGCGTCATCTCTGAGGCCAGAGCTGCTGTCCATCCCCAAGGAGAGGCTGCTTCAGATCCTGGAGGAGAGCTTCAAGAGGAAGCCCAGTCTGAACATCACCAGGCTTCCCAGTGTCCACAGCAGCAGCTCCAGGACCATCATACAGATGTCCTTGTCATCTGGGTCATCGCTCATGGAGGCGCACGATTTCTCAGGAGCAG GAGGGGATGGATGTAACTGGACCGGTCTGGGCCAGTCGGGCGGCCGTGTGCTCAGCATGGGCCACCCTCCAGTGCTGGGGAGAGGGGAACCAGGTGGCTTCTTCACACACAGCATCATCTACACTTGCACCTACCGGCACGCTG CTTCCCATCCACACCTGGCTGTTACGCCGATGGAAGATCCCAGGG ATGTGGCCTTTGCCCACTTCAATCTATCTTACGAGGAGATGGTGTACGGGCGAGAGGGCCATGCTTTTCTGACGGGTGTCATCCTCGACTCCAAAATGAGAGACGTGCCAAGCAGCACCAGGGACCTAGCTCATTCGATCTATCTGCTGTGG ACGGGTCAAACTGAAGCAGAAGAGTTTGTGAAGGACTTGCTGGCCATCATAGAAGTCAAGTATGCCAAGAACCAGGAGATGTTACAGCAGTGGTTGCAC TTCACGCTGCCCATGGCAAGACGCTACACACAGTGCATGATGCTGCTGGAGAAACACTGCTGCCAGACAGAGACCCTGTTCCCGTAA
- the LOC134438903 gene encoding BTB/POZ domain-containing protein KCTD19-like isoform X2 — translation MSQEQTCLFNVGGCLYSIPMSRLACFQESLLLKENVTNDNARLFLDRDGFTFRHLHYYIHTGKLASSCISELNILYELASTLRLTSLQQALENRQSGKHFLRARPVDLQVAERASMYYWKMRLCNPKQPEAVASPVLTVHDAIPLGLVGTPLVDHDEEVLYCFLPLDQIRLYPNLVTQDNLLWLCDGIAIIECGTRLFRFIANFLRTGKILLPEHFSDYELLSREATVIGMAEFAEALQDQCEMNSNPDIPQMSDVESVAQPLYVMTFDLLVKYPDSSLGQLHIDSNLEGSRLYITGSGVVFQHVQDWLGTCCLPLTEEASQLPALCEYLDAQDGAYQVFKEALFKCLHKRKNSTSTRPFTTKPWSASVAACTVYKIVKVYVGTYWYATYLQTLLKYPELLSNSSKVRWICFGHSLHVNGDGQIFRHILNFLRSGRLLLPADFREWPLLCQEIEDFQIPALSGALEDCSDYRAWCRGKDRRSEGSSSSLSLAASLTTDDEEDCFLGMSSAEDSTDFEVQETPLQESPDNSFLLLDDSSSRHFCPLAQSSYSPCLKPTSNTTVEQPPDRNNVPEPSTASIGHSVDPSSVSSDLSASIRSLLEKIRCTCLESLLQRLRNSIATSQHTLHGGDGGIGNTATTAAASSLRPELLSIPKERLLQILEESFKRKPSLNITRLPSVHSSSSRTIIQMSLSSGSSLMEAHDFSGAGDGCNWTGLGQSGGRVLSMGHPPVLGRGEPGGFFTHSIIYTCTYRHAASHPHLAVTPMEDPRDVAFAHFNLSYEEMVYGREGHAFLTGVILDSKMRDVPSSTRDLAHSIYLLWTGQTEAEEFVKDLLAIIEVKYAKNQEMLQQWLHFTLPMARRYTQCMMLLEKHCCQTETLFP, via the exons ATGTCACAAGAACAAACTTGCCTTTTCAACGTGGGAGGATGTTTGTACTCCATTCCGATGAGTCGACTCGCCTGTTTTCAAGAGTCCTTGCTGTTGAAAGAAAATGTAACCAATGATAATGCAAGGTTATTCCTGGATAGAGACGGCTTTACCTTTAGACATCTACATTATTACATACATACTGGAAAGCTTGCGTCCTCTTGCATATCAGAGCTAAATATCTTATATGAGCTGGCATCAACTCTACGTCTGACATCACTGCAACAG GCTTTGGAAAATCGCCAGTCAGGCAAACACTTTCTTCGCGCGCGCCCAGTGGATCTTCAAGTAGCAGAAAGAGCTTCAATGTATTACTGGAAGATGCGACTGTGTAACCCCAAACAACCGGAGGCAGTGGCCAGCCCGGTTTTGACAG TGCATGATGCCATACCTCTGGGCCTTGTAGGGACACCACTAGTTGACCATGATGAGGAGGTTCTCTACTGCTTTCTCCCTCTTGACCAGATTCGACTGTATCCCAACCTGGTGACACAGGACAACCTGCTGTGGTTATGTGATGGTATAGCTATCATTGAATGCGGCACTAGACTATTCAGATTCATAG CTAATTTCCTGCGGACGGGAAAGATCTTACTGCCAGAGCACTTCAGTGATTATGAGCTGCTGAGCAGAGAGGCAACCGTGATTGGCATGGCAGAGTTCGCAGAGGCACTGCAAGACCAATGTG agATGAATAGCAATCCTGATATTCCTCAGATGTCAGACGTTGAGTCTGTTGCTCAGCCTTTGTAtgtcatgacctttgacctcctgGTGAAATACCCTGATTCGTCCCTGGGCCAGCTTCACATAGACAGCAATCTTGAGGGGAGCCGGCTCTACATAACAGGCTCAGGAGTTGTTTTCCAACATGTGCA GGACTGGCTGGGAACATGCTGTCTGCCCCTGACCGAGGAGGCCTCTCAGCTGCCTGCTCTGTGTGAGTACCTGGACGCCCAAGATGGGGCCTATCAGGTGTTCAAGGAGGCCCTCTTCAAGTGTCTGCACAAGAGGAAAAACTCAACTTCAACAA GACCCTTTACCACAAAGCCATGGTCTGCTTCAGTGGCGGCATGTACGGTTTATAAAATAGTAAAAGTTTACGTTGGAACATATTGGTACGCCACTTATTTGCAAACTTTGTTGAAG TATCCGGAGCTGCTGTCTAACTCCAGTAAGGTCCGCTGGATCTGTTTTGGTCACAGCCTGCATGTGAATGGGGACGGGCAAATATTCCGACATATATTAAACTTCCTCAGATCCGGTCGCTTGCTACTTCCAGCTGATTTCAG GGAGTGGCCTTTGCTCTGCCAGGAGATTGAGGACTTCCAGATCCCGGCCTTGTCTGGAGCGCTGGAGGACTGCTCCGACTACAG GGCCTGGtgcagaggaaaggacaggaggagtgaGGGCTCTTCTTCGTCGCTGTCTTTGGCCGCCTCCCTGACTACGGATGATGAAGAAGACTGTTTTCTGGGGATGTCATCTGCTGAG GACAGCACGGACTTCGAAGTACAGGAGACACCATTGCAAGAGAGCCCAGACAACTCCTTCCTCCTGTTGGATGACTCCTCCAGTAGACATTTCTGCCCTTTAGCCCAGAGTAGCTACAGCCCCTGCTTAAAG CCTACTTCGAACACCACGGTAGAGCAGCCACCAGACAGAAACAATGTCCCAGAGCCGTCCACAGCCAGCATCGGTCACTCAGTCGACCCCTCCAGCGTCTCCAGTGACCTGTCGGCCTCCATCAGGAGCCTGCTGGAGAAGATACGCTGCACCTGTCTGGAGAGCCTTCTGCAGAGGCTGAGGAACAGCATCGCAACCAGCCAGCACACT CTGCATGGCGGTGACGGTGGCATTGGCAACACAGCCACCACAGCCGCGGCGTCATCTCTGAGGCCAGAGCTGCTGTCCATCCCCAAGGAGAGGCTGCTTCAGATCCTGGAGGAGAGCTTCAAGAGGAAGCCCAGTCTGAACATCACCAGGCTTCCCAGTGTCCACAGCAGCAGCTCCAGGACCATCATACAGATGTCCTTGTCATCTGGGTCATCGCTCATGGAGGCGCACGATTTCTCAGGAGCAG GGGATGGATGTAACTGGACCGGTCTGGGCCAGTCGGGCGGCCGTGTGCTCAGCATGGGCCACCCTCCAGTGCTGGGGAGAGGGGAACCAGGTGGCTTCTTCACACACAGCATCATCTACACTTGCACCTACCGGCACGCTG CTTCCCATCCACACCTGGCTGTTACGCCGATGGAAGATCCCAGGG ATGTGGCCTTTGCCCACTTCAATCTATCTTACGAGGAGATGGTGTACGGGCGAGAGGGCCATGCTTTTCTGACGGGTGTCATCCTCGACTCCAAAATGAGAGACGTGCCAAGCAGCACCAGGGACCTAGCTCATTCGATCTATCTGCTGTGG ACGGGTCAAACTGAAGCAGAAGAGTTTGTGAAGGACTTGCTGGCCATCATAGAAGTCAAGTATGCCAAGAACCAGGAGATGTTACAGCAGTGGTTGCAC TTCACGCTGCCCATGGCAAGACGCTACACACAGTGCATGATGCTGCTGGAGAAACACTGCTGCCAGACAGAGACCCTGTTCCCGTAA
- the tppp3 gene encoding tubulin polymerization-promoting protein family member 3, translating to MAESTDMEQLLNSFKKFAIHGDTKATGKDMNGKNWAKLCKDCKVIDGKSVTGTDVDIVFTKVKAKTSRVITYEEFQRALEELAPKRFKGKSKEEALKSIHQLIEGKEPTNAGVTKVAKTGAVDRLTDTTKYTGSHKERFDDSGKGKGKAGREELVENTGYVGAYKNAGTYEEKTKDN from the exons ATGGCCGAAAGCACAGACATGGAGCAGCTTCTGAACTCCTTCAAGAAGTTTGCCATCCATGGAGACACCAAAGCCACCGGAAAGGATATGAATGGCAAGAACTGGGCCAAGCTCTGCAAAGACTGCAAGGTCATCGATGGCAAGAGCGTCACCGGCACGGACGTCGACATCGTCTTCACAAAAGTCAA AGCAAAGACATCAAGAGTTATCACCTATGAAGAGTTTCAGAGGGCTTTAGAGGAGCTGGCCCCAAAAAGGTTCAAGGGAAAAAGTAAAGAGGAAGCTCTTAAGTCTATTCACCAGCTGATAGAGGGAAAAGAGCCCACCAACGCTGGAGTCACG AAAGTGGCCAAAACAGGAGCGGTGGACAGACTGACCGACACTACAAAGTACACAGGCTCTCACAAGGAGCGCTTTGACGACTCGGGCAAGGGCAAAGGCAAAGCCGGTCGGGAGGAGTTGGTGGAGAACACAGGCTACGTGGGCGCTTACAAGAACGCCGGGACGTACGAAGAGAAAACCAAGGACAATTAG
- the LOC134438656 gene encoding uncharacterized protein LOC134438656 yields MENARHVVEDKCTVRDAASTGSSSGRPGVFPQGPALSRQTRPALTLIRTRQSPSSSGRAAVTPQPAPARTTTLTGLAHFQKEMEASISRLLQLTTDLEIATTLPSQSDNSDCAGPQVWTAFQPSLCEDRPLQVDSYDCKQKPKKHVDTPDAVVKSSPPPPPQGMINTPQSIPTSDNHTQISAQPPMTHGRQKPTEVTKVPGWSDGASRSSSVCGSRPVPPPSTSELLLVLRGLLDLIDQHWRGNFSLHLNPVFLGGSCIAVPA; encoded by the exons ATGGAGAATGCCCGTCATGTGGTGGAGGACAAATGCACCGTCAGAGACGCAGCTTCGACAGGATCCTCTTCAGGCAGGCCAGGCGTCTTCCCACAGGGTCCTGCTCTCAGTAGGCAAACACGGCCGGCTCTGACTCTGATTCGGACTCGCCAAAGCCCCAGCAGCTCGGGGCGCGCCGCTGTCACACCGCAGCCGGCTCCAGCGCGCACTACTACACTCACTGGCCTCGCACACTTCCAGAAGGAGATGGAGGCCAGCATCAGCAGGCTGCTACAGCTCACCACAG ATCTGGAAATAGCAACCACTCTGCCATCTCAGTCCGACAACAGTGACTGTGCTGGACCACAGGTGTGGACAGCCTTTCAGCCAAGTCTTTGTGAAGACAGACCTCTGCAGGTAGACAGCTATGACTGCAAGCAAAAGCCAAAGAAACATGTGGATACACCTGACGCAGTTGTCAAATCATCGCCGCCACCACCTCCTCAGGGCATGATAAACACACCACAGTCTATTCCTACCTCTGACAACCACACACAGATCTCTGCTCAACCACCCATGACTCACGGCAGACAGAAACCCACAGAAGTCACCAAG GTGCCTGGATGGTCCGATGGTGCCAGCAGGAGCAGCTCTGTGTGTGGCAGTCGTCCAGTcccaccaccctccacctctGAGCTGTTGTTAGTTCTTAGGGGCCTTCTGGACCTCATAGACCAGCACTGGAGGGGCAACTTTTCTCTTCATCTCAACCCTGTCTTTCTAGGTGGGAGCTGCATAGCCGTACCTGCATAA